Proteins encoded within one genomic window of Pygocentrus nattereri isolate fPygNat1 chromosome 7, fPygNat1.pri, whole genome shotgun sequence:
- the LOC108434037 gene encoding extracellular calcium-sensing receptor-like — MEYFFTILQVIIAMINLTVTNEICSLQGEYVYPTLSKEGDIIIGGIFPFHNSWEISELVYLVKPQPPECRSLDFRGFQYSQSLIFATEEINNSSSLLPGVSLGYKIYDTCRSTAMTVRTVMALVNGNEKTVLDEPCTKPAQVQTIIGDTYSSPSMAIASSIGPFRIPMISHYATCNCLSDKRKYPSFLRTIPSDYYQSRALAEMVKHFGWTWVGAIRRDDDYGNSGMATFTEAAEQLGICLEYSLTFFKTYSQEKVLRIIQQIKSSTSRVIVGFLDDMDLGILLRVFFEHNITGYQWVGTEAWIFDPVLAALDEHSILQGAIGLAIPKTTVTGLQDFILDINPLKSAGRDIFPKFWEALFGCKYTLPNDSDDTKVCTGEEKLSEIENTFTDMSPMPIFSNVYKAVYAVAHTLHDLLGCTQTCPTKKQPDPFTFLEHLKRVHFKTKDGEEVYFDENGDPPAKYDIINWQKGEENQHEFVTVGLYDSSFPAQNRLAVNMASIVWAQNNNQVPVSVCSESCPPGTRKAVQKGKPICCFDCIPCAEGEISNMTDSIQCEQCYQDYWSNHHRDECVKKEIEFLSYEETMGILLTAVSIFGAFITITIAIIFFRYKNTPIVKANNSELSFLLLFSLALCFLCSLTFIGQPSEWSCMLRHTAFGITFVLCISCVLGKTIVVLMAFRATLPGSNVMKWFGPPQQRLSVLTFTLIQALICVLWLTTSPPFPFKNLNYYKEKIILECQLGSAVGFWAVLSYIGVLALLCFILAFLARKLPDKFNEAKFITFSMLIFCAVWITFIPAYVSSPGKFTVAVEIFAILASSFGLLFCIFLPKCYVIILKPEQNTKKQMMGKVPVK; from the exons ATGGAGtattttttcactattttgcAGGTGATAATAGCCATGATCAATTTGACTGTGACGAACGAGATCTGCAGCCTCCAAGGAGAGTATGTTTACCCAACTCTTTCAAAGGAAGGTGATATCATAATTGGAGGaatttttccatttcataaCAGTTGGGAAATATCAGAATTGGTTTATTTGGTCAAGCCACAACCACCAGAATGCAGAAG TCTTGACTTCAGAGGGTTCCAGTATTCTCAGTCCTTGATTTTTGCAACAGAGGAGATAAACAACAGTTCCTCATTACTGCCTGGAGTCTCACTGGGCTACAAGATATATGACACATGCAGATCTACAGCAATGACAGTTAGAACAGTCATGGCACTTGTTAATGGAAATGAGAAGACGGTATTGGATGAGCCCTGCACAAAGCCAGCCCAGGTACAAACCATAATCGGTGACACATACTCATCACCCTCCATGGCTATAGCAAGTAGTATTGGACCGTTCAGGATTCCCATG ATCAGTCACTATGCCACCTGCAACTGTCTAAGTGACAAAAGGAAATATCCATCATTTCTGCGCACTATTCCCAGTGATTACTACCAGAGCAGAGCACTGGCAGAGATGGTGAAGCACTTTGGCTGGACCTGGGTGGGTGCAATAAGAAGGGATGATGATTATGGTAACAGTGGGATGGCTACATTTACTGAAGCTGCAGAACAGCTGGGCATATGTCTAGAATATTcacttacattttttaaaacttattcACAAGAAAAAGTACTGAGAATAATTCAGCAGATCAAAAGCTCTACATCTCGAGTGATTGTGGGATTTCTGGATGACATGGATTTAGGGATTCTGCTTCgtgtgttttttgagcataACATAACTGGATATCAGTGGGTGGGAACTGAGGCCTGGATTTTTGATCCAGTACTGGCTGCACTGGATGAACACAGCATACTTCAGGGAGCCATAGGACTAGCTATACCCAAAACAACAGTCACAGGTCTACAggacttcattctggatataaaTCCACTTaaatctgctggccgtgatatTTTCCCTAAATTCTGGGAAGCTCTGTTTGGTTGTAAATATACATTGCCGAATGACTCTGATGATACAAAAGTGTGCACAGGTGAAGAGAAACTGTCAGAGATTGaaaacacattcacagacaTGTCCCCAATGCCCATTTTCAGTAACGTGTATAAAGCAGTATACGCTGTTGCCCATACTCTACATGACCTTCTGGGCTGCACACAAACATGTCCAACAAAGAAGCAGCCTGATCCTTTCACA TTTTTAGAACATCTCAAAAGGGTGCATTTCAAAACCAAAGATGGGGAAGAAGtttattttgatgaaaatgGTGATCCCCCTGcaaaatatgatataataaaCTGGCAGAAAGGTGAAGAAAATCAACATGAATTTGTCACTGTCGGTTTGTATGACTCCTCTTTTCCTGCTCAAAATCGATTAGCAGTAAACATGGCTTCTATTGTGTGGGCACAAAATAATAATCAG GTGCcggtgtctgtgtgcagtgagagctgcCCTCCAGGCACCAGGAAAGctgtgcagaaaggaaagcctatctgctgctttgactgtataccatgtgcagaaggagagatcagTAATATGACAG ATTCCATTCAATGTGAGCAATGCTATCAAGACTACTGGTCAAACCACCACAGGGATGAATgtgtaaagaaagaaattgaATTCTTGTCCTATGAAGAAACCATGGGAATTCTGTTGACAGCCGTTTCTATTTTTGGTGCTTTCATAACAATTACAATAGCAATCATATTCTTTAGATATAAAAATACTCCAATAGTCAAAGCCAacaactcagagctgagcttcctgctgctcttctctctggctctgtgttttctctgttcacttactttcattggTCAGCCATCTGAGTGGTCCTGTATGCTTCGCCACACAGCGTTTGGGATCACCttcgtcctctgcatctcctgtgttctggggaaaacaatagtggtgttaatggccttcagagctacacttccaggcagtaatgtcatgaaatggtttgggcctccacagcagagactcagtgttCTCACCTTCACTCTCATACAGGCCCTTATTTGTGTACTTTGGTTGACAACATCTCCTCCTTTCCCCTTCAAAAATCTAAACTACTACAAGGAAAAGATCATTCTAGAATGTCAGTTAGGTTCAGCAGTAGGTTTCTGGGCTGTGTTAAGCTACATTGGTGTTTTGgctcttctgtgttttattttagcttttttggctcggaagctgcctgataagtttaatgaagccaagttcatcacattcagcatgctcatattctgtgcTGTTTGGATCACTTTCATcccagcttatgtcagctctcctggaaagttcactgtagctgtggaGATATTTGCCATTCTGGCCTCAAGCTTTGGTTTGTTATTCTGCATCTTTCTTCCAAAGTGTTACGTAATCATACTGAAACCAGAGCAGAACACTAAAAAACAAATGATGGGAAAAGTGCCAGTTAAGTGA
- the LOC108434038 gene encoding extracellular calcium-sensing receptor encodes MAIINFWGANDSCSLQGESENPQLSKDGDIIVGGIFPFHSSWEIRDVSYLVKPQPPECRSLDFKGFQYSQSLIFATEEINNSSSLLPGVSLGYKIYDTCRSTAMAVRTVMALVNGNEKMVLDEPCTKPAQVQTIIGDTYSSASMAIASSIGPFRIPMISHYATCNCLSDKGKYPSFLRTIPSDYYQSRALAEIVKHFGWTWVGAIRRDDDYGNNGMAAFTEAAEQLGICLEYSLAFFKTYSQEKVLRIIQQIKSSTSRVIVGFLDDMDLEILLRVFSEHNITGYQWVGTEAWIFDPVLAALDKHNILQGAIGLAIPKTTVTGLKEFILDIHPLKSAGREIFPKFWEALFMCKYAIKNDSDDTTVCTGEEKISEVENTFTDMSTMPIFSNVYKAVYAVAHTLHDLLGCTQTCPTKKQPDPFTFLEHLKRVHFKTKDGEEVYFDENGDPPAKYDIINWQKGEENQHEFVTVGLYDSSFPAQNRLAVNMASIVWAQNNNQVSKSCTFQSH; translated from the exons ATGGCCATCATCAATTTTTGGGGGGCTAATGACTCTTGTAGCCTTCAAGGAGAGTCTGAAAACCCACAACTTTCAAAGGATGGTGATATTATAGTTGGAGGGATTTTCCCTTTTCATAGCAGCTGGGAAATTCGAGATGTGTCTTATTTGGTGAAGCCACAACCACCAGAATGCAGGAG TCTTGACTTTAAAGGATTCCAGTATTCACAGTCCTTAATTTTTGCAACAGAGGAGATAAACAACAGTTCCTCATTACTGCCTGGTGTCTCACTTGGGTACAAGATATATGACACATGCAGATCTACGGCGATGGCAGTTAGAACAGTCATGGCACTTGTTAATGGAAATGAGAAGATGGTATTGGATGAGCCCTGCACAAAGCCAGCCCAGGTACAAACCATAATCGGTGACACATACTCATCAGCATCTATGGCTATAGCAAGTAGTATTGGACCGTTCAGGATTCCCATG ATCAGTCACTATGCCACCTGCAACTGTCTAAGTGACAAAGGGAAATATCCATCATTCCTGCGCACTATTCCCAGTGATTACTACCAGAGCAGAGCACTGGCAGAAATAGTCAAGCATTTTGGTTGGACCTGGGTGGGTGCAATAAGAAGGGATGATGACTATGGAAACAATGGAATGGCTGCATTTACTGAAGCTGCAGAACAGCTGGGCATATGTCTAGAATATTcacttgcattttttaaaacttattcacaagaaaaagtgctgagaataattCAGCAGATCAAAAGCTCTACATCTCGAGTGATTGTGGGATTTCTTGACGACATGGATTTGGAGATTTTGCTTCGTGTGTTTTCTGAACACAACATAACTGGATATCAGTGGGTGGGAACTGAGGCCTGGATCTTCGATCCAGTATTGGCTGCACTGGATAAACACAACATATTGCAGGGAGCCATAGGACTAGCTATACCCAAAACAACAGTCACAGGTCTCAAAGAGTTCATTCTGGACATACACCCACTGAAATCTGCTGGCCGTGAAATTTTCCCTAAATTCTGGGAAGCTCTGTTTATGTGTAAATATGCAATAAAGAATGACTCTGATGATACAACAGTGTGCACAGGTGAAGAGAAAATATCTGAGGTGGaaaacacattcacagacaTGTCAACGATGCCCATTTTCAGTAACGTGTATAAAGCAGTATACGCTGTTGCCCATACTCTACATGACCTTCTGGGCTGCACACAAACATGTCCAACAAAGAAGCAGCCTGATCCTTTCACA TTTTTAGAACATCTCAAAAGGGTGCATTTCAAAACCAAAGATGGGGAAGAAGtttattttgatgaaaatgGTGATCCCCCTGcaaaatatgatataataaaCTGGCAGAAAGGTGAAGAAAATCAACATGAATTTGTCACTGTCGGTTTGTATGACTCCTCTTTTCCTGCTCAAAATCGATTAGCAGTAAACATGGCTTCTATTGTGTGGGCACAAAATAATAATCAGGTGAGTAAAAGCTGCACCTTTCAGTCTCACTAA